One stretch of Acropora muricata isolate sample 2 chromosome 12, ASM3666990v1, whole genome shotgun sequence DNA includes these proteins:
- the LOC136892714 gene encoding uncharacterized protein: MVDKKSVLITQDWAVKFLPQKFREHQGDWLGKRGICWHICVVARKSKDIIQHQTMIHIVKNSTQESDTVGWIMEHVLQAIKQDHPEITKAYFRQDNAGCYHRATFLTACPQMSSNTGILIKRVDFRDPQGGKGAYDRKAATVKAHVRRYINDGHDVETAEDFKSTILSHRGLSGVRVALVDNPQYRHSVQGKWEGISSLNNFSFDKDGQNITVWKSYGVGNGRKVLRNKLPVLYRTWQKDKHGTDWLQVSLQTAVQRNGDSLYVGV; this comes from the exons ATGGTAGACAAGAAATCAGTCCTGATTACCCAGGACTGGGCTGTGAAATTCCTGCCACAAAAGTTTAGAGAACACCAGGGAGATTGGTTAGGAAAAAGAGGAATTTGTTGGCACATTTGTGTGGTTGCGCGAAAGTCTAAAGATATCATTCAGCACCAAACCATGATCCACATCGTAAAGAACTCCACCCAGGAAAGTGACACTGTTGGCTGGATAATGGAGCATGTTCTGCAAGCCATCAAGCAAGATCACCCTGAGATAACTAAAGCCTACTTTCGCCAGGATAACGCTGGGTGTTATCACAGAGCCACCTTTCTTACAGCCTGTCCACAAATGTCTAGCAACACGGGAATCCTCATTAAAAGAGTTGATTTTCGTGATCCCCAAGGAGGCAAGGGAGCATACGACCGGAAGGCAGCTACCGTAAAAGCGCATGTGAGAAGGTATATCAATGACGGCCATGATGTGGAAACAGCAGAGGACTTCAAGAGCACCATCCTATCACACAGGGGACTATCAGGGGTCAGAGTAGCCTTGGTAGACAATCCACAATATAGACATAGTGTGCAAGGCAAGTGGGAGGGCATTAGCAGCCTCAACAACTTTTCTTTTGACAAGGATGGTCAAAACATAACTGTGTGGAAGTCTTATGGTGTGGGTAATGGGAGAAAGGTATTAAGGAATAAGCTTCCAG TACTTTACCGCACATGGCAGAAAGATAAGCATGGAACTGACTGGCTGCAGGTGTCACTGCAGACAGCTGTGCAGAGGAATGGAGATTCCTTGTATGTTGGTGTTTAG
- the LOC136892513 gene encoding uncharacterized protein → MQPEYCSTPAKRARREAKDVSSFVDVTGTSDSVEWIEGDPFCQTRVGNETNPFVQNADVSVHEDCNDEFEFNERLSRIILDLGDASKSGDGSESDSDSDGDIDEFYQEPSSTSEPVDVEELFVVDFDTPEGSIHPDNDHADATITILNPELDKTSYHEETVITEQAAATSETLPTTETLQSKLKKVYSDVEKVKRELDISQQQKVISTLDKVMELIPSQCKVCGETVAVQHNMSGAVVIIQWNCSHGHADSWTSSDVLTVKSNQKVYVNNVQLCAAILLSGNNFQKFDLLAKFLGLSSISETLYYRVQKLYCCPSIQNMWSNVKETIHAHFQSTGVTLAGDGRNDSPGHTARYCVYTLMEESTKTIVDLEVVDKRETGGKSAAMEKLALARLLRRLKDVISIDHLVTDASASIKALVRDMKEHHAALKDLIHDLDIWHKSAKLVKALTEASNLKDCGAIRDWLEPIRNHFWFCCQQAEGDLSTLKNKWFGVLHHVVGEHEWHDGQCSHGPLTAAETGKPLLEKGSKAMDVL, encoded by the exons ATGCAACCAGAGTACTGTTCCACCCCTGCCAAGAGAGCAAGAAGAGAAGCAAAAGATGTCTCAAG TTTTGTGGATGTGACTGGAACATCAGATTCAGTTGAATGGATAGAGGGTGATCCATTTTGTCAAACAAGAGTGGGAAATGAGACAAACCCATTTGTTCAAAATGCTGATGTCTCAGTACATGAAGATTGCAATGATGAGTTTGAATTTAATGAGAG GCTATCAAGGATAATACTTGATCTTGGAGACGCCTCAAAGAGTGGTGATGGTAGTGAAAGTGACAGTGACTCCGATGGTGATATAGATGAATTTTACCAGGAGCCATCATCCACTTCAGAGCCAGTTGATGTTGA AGAATTGTTTGTTGTTGACTTTGACACACCTGAAGGAAGCATTCATCCAGACAACGATCACGCAGATGCAACCATTACAATCTTAAATCCTGAGCTAGATAAGACCTCCTATCATGAAGAAACAGTCATCACCGAACAAGCAGCTGCTACTTCTGAAACACTTCCAACGACTGAAACATTGCAGAGCAAACTGAAAAAGGTTTATAGTGATGTGGAGAAAGTGAAACGAGAGCTAGATatctctcaacagcagaaagtGATTTCAACTTTAGACAAGGTGATGGAATTAATTCCAAGCCAATGTAAAGTTTGTGGTGAAACTGTTGCTGTCCAACACAATATGTCTGGTGCTGTTGTAATAATACAGTGGAATTGTAGCCATGGACATGCTGACTCTTGGACCTCATCTGACGTTCTCACTGTCAAGAGCAATCAAAAGGTGTATGTAAACAATGTCCAGCTTTGTGCTGCCATTCTTCTCAGTGGGAACAATTTCCAAAAGTTTGACCTCCTTGCTAAATTCCTTGGACTGTCATCTATCTCAGAAACTCTCTATTATCGAGTACAGAAATTGTATTGCTGCCCTTCAATTCAAAATATGTGGAGTAATGTCAAGGAGACAATACATGCCCATTTTCAATCCACTGGTGTAACTCTTGCTGGAGATGGAAGAAACGACTCACCAGGTCATACAGCAAGGTATTGTGTGTATACTCTTATGGAAGAGTCCACGAAAACGATTGTTGATCTGGAAGTTGTCGATAAAAGAGAGACGGGGGGTAAGTCCGCAGCGATGGAGAAACTGGCACTTGCAAGGCTTTTGAGAAGGCTGAAGGATGTCATCTCTATTGACCATTTGGTGACAGATGCATCGGCATCTATCAAAGCATTAGTGAGAGATATGAAAG AACACCATGCTGCATTAAAGGATCTCATTCATGACCTTGATATTTGGCACAAGTCTGCCAAGCTTGTGAAGGCTTTGACTGAG gcCTCCAACCTCAAGGACTGTGGGGCTATCAGAGATTGGCTTGAACCAATAAGAAACCATTTCTGGTTTTGCTGCCAACAGGCCGAGGGTGATCTGTCAACATTGAAG AACAAATGGTTCGGTGTACTGCACCATGTTGTTGGTGAACACGAGTGGCATGATGGTCAATGCTCTCATGGACCACTTACAGCTGCAGAGACAGGAAAACCACTCCTTGAAAAGGGTTCCAAGGCAATGGATGTACTATGA
- the LOC136892715 gene encoding uncharacterized protein, whose product MDISRLDSDISIGTLEEERPQRINNYGSVIAEPEADGAELDEPAQQEPDRSFCRCKSSCKTKQKNEGGRGCPCRTANLPCVPGRCKCGTARKPCANQNPQTVSQENLPSSSMERQRRDIENTRQEIQEFVDVLEVEELRRLMVLLINNGRGSLDFARRLLDQENSGEDPPQPEPTNNAALRWCICSNCVQMPTPEENKCCKRRECITSYELFQNLCIDRHVLELAIRARCDIRVEPLDFSMSSFRKAAYRQFILWEHGYLGKGNRRVVPSCAVKKVCQQYPAPDNVYMGFRAE is encoded by the exons ATGGATATCAGTCGTTTGGACTCGGACATTTCAATTGGAACTTTAGAAGAAGAACGTCCACAGAGGATAAATAATTATGGAAGCGTG ATTGCAGAACCTGAGGCAGATGGAGCAGAATTAGATGAACCAGCACAACAAGAGCCAGATAGAAGCTTCTGTAGATGTAAATCTTCTTGTAAAACTAAGCAAAAGAATGAAGGCGGCCGCGGTTGTCCTTGCCGCACGGCAAATTTGCCATGTGTACCGGGCAGATGCAAATGCGGTACTGCTCGTAAACCATGTGCGAATCAG AATCCTCAAACTGTATCACAAGAAAATTTACCCTCCAGTTCCATGGAGAGACAGAGACGCGACATAGAAAACACAAGGCAGGAAATCCAG gAATTCGTTGACGTTCTTGAGGTAGAAGAGCTTAGAAGGTTGATGGTCCTACTAATAAACAACGGACGTGGAAGTCTTGATTTTGCGAGAAGACTACTGGACCAGGAAAACTCAGGCGAAGACCCACCACAACCAGAGCCTACAAATAATGCCGCTCTGAGATGGTGCATCTGCAGCAACTGTGTCCAAATGCCCACCCctgaagaaaacaaatgttgcaaacgAAGGGAGTGTATCACGTCTTATGAACTGTTCCAAAACTTGTGTATAGACCGCCATGTTCTCGAGTTGGCAATAAGGGCAAGGTGCGATATTAGAGTGGAACCACTGGATTTTTCAATGTCGAGTTTCCGCAAGGCTGCATATAGGCAGTTTATTCTATGGGAACATGGTTATCTAGGAAAGGGAAATAGGAGAGTAGTACCATCTTGTGCTGTCAAAAAAGTGTGCCAACAGTATCCTGCCCCTGATAATGTTTATATGGGCTTTAGGGCAGAGTAA